One Lepus europaeus isolate LE1 chromosome 7, mLepTim1.pri, whole genome shotgun sequence DNA segment encodes these proteins:
- the LRRC51 gene encoding leucine-rich repeat-containing protein 51 isoform X1 encodes MSKRDSMDTAVQEPPLDYSFRSIHVIQDMINEEPRTGLRPLRHSKSGKSVTQSLWLNNNVLNDLRDFSQVVSQLLEYPENLAWIDLSFNDLTSIDPVLTTFFNLSVLYLHGNSIQRLGEVNKLAVLPRLRSLTLHGNPIEEEKGYRQYVLCTLPRITTFDFSGVTKADRTTAEVWKRMNIKPRKPRHKQNAL; translated from the exons ATGAGCAAACGGGACTCCATGGACACGGCGGTGCAGGAGCCCCCTCTCGACTACTCCTTCAGAAGCATCCACGTCATCCAAG ATATGATAAATGAGGAACCAAGGACAGGGCTGCGGCCACTGAGGCACTCCAAGTCGGGGAAGTCAGTGACCCAGTCTCTGTGGCTCAACAACAACGTCCTCAACGACCTGCGAGACTTcagccaggtggtttcccagctGCTGGAGTACCCCGAGAACCTGGCCTGGATCGACCTGTCCTTCAATGACCTGACTTCCATCGACCCT GTCCTAACGACTTTCTTCAACCTGAGCGTCCTCTACCTTCATGGCAACAGCATCCAGCGCCTAGGGGAGGTGAACAAGCTGGCGGTCCTTCCTCGACTCCGGAGCCTGACACTCCATGGGAACCCCatagaggaggagaaggggtacAG GCAGTATGTGCTGTGTACGCTGCCCCGTATCACCACATTCGACTTCAGTGGGGTCACCAAAGCGGACCGCACCACAGCTGAAGTCTGGAAGCGCATGAACATCAAGCCCAGGAAGCCCCGGCACAAGCAGAACGCGCTCTGA
- the LRRC51 gene encoding leucine-rich repeat-containing protein 51 isoform X2, with translation MSKRDSMDTAVQEPPLDYSFRSIHVIQDMINEEPRTGLRPLRHSKSGKSVTQSLWLNNNVLNDLRDFSQVVSQLLEYPENLAWIDLSFNDLTSIDPVLTTFFNLSVLYLHGNSIQRLGEVNKLAVLPRLRSLTLHGNPIEEEKGYRKRNT, from the exons ATGAGCAAACGGGACTCCATGGACACGGCGGTGCAGGAGCCCCCTCTCGACTACTCCTTCAGAAGCATCCACGTCATCCAAG ATATGATAAATGAGGAACCAAGGACAGGGCTGCGGCCACTGAGGCACTCCAAGTCGGGGAAGTCAGTGACCCAGTCTCTGTGGCTCAACAACAACGTCCTCAACGACCTGCGAGACTTcagccaggtggtttcccagctGCTGGAGTACCCCGAGAACCTGGCCTGGATCGACCTGTCCTTCAATGACCTGACTTCCATCGACCCT GTCCTAACGACTTTCTTCAACCTGAGCGTCCTCTACCTTCATGGCAACAGCATCCAGCGCCTAGGGGAGGTGAACAAGCTGGCGGTCCTTCCTCGACTCCGGAGCCTGACACTCCATGGGAACCCCatagaggaggagaaggggtacAG
- the LAMTOR1 gene encoding ragulator complex protein LAMTOR1 has translation MGCCYSSENEDSDQDREERKLLLDPSSPPTKALNGAEPNYHSLPSARTDEQALLSSILAKTASNIIDVSAADSQGMEQHEYMDRARQYSTRLAVLSSSLTHWKKLPPLPSLTSQPHQVLASEPIPFSDLQQVSRIAAYAYSALSQIRVDAKEELVVQFGIP, from the exons GATCGAGAGGAGCGGAAGCTGCTGCTGGACCCTAGCAGCCCCCCCACCAAAGCCCTCAATGGAGCTGAGCCCAACTACCACAGCCTGCCTTCCGCTCGCACAGATGAGCAGGCCCTGCTCTCCTCCATCCTCGCCAAGACAGCCAG CAACATCATTGATGTGTCTGCCGCAGACTCCCAGGGCATGGAGCAGCATGAGTACATGGACCGGGCAAGGCAGTACAG CACCCGCTTGGCCGTGCTGAGCAGCAGCCTGACCCACTGGAAGAAGCTGCCACCGCTGCCGTCTCTAACCAGCCAGCCGCACCAAGTGCTGGCCAGCGAGCCCATCCCCTTCTCCGACTTGCAGCAG GTCTCCAGGATAGCTGCTTACGCCTACAGTGCACTTTCTCAGATCCGTGTGGACGCAAAAGAGGAGCTGGTTGTACAGTTTGGAATCCCGTGA